One Pseudomonas lalucatii genomic window carries:
- a CDS encoding NADP-dependent glyceraldehyde-3-phosphate dehydrogenase → MTTASRLSALFPTLAEIPEAYRLGEPIEQRDYLVDGQLRRWEGPLAPVRSPVFLATEQGDRQVMLGSTPELDAEAALQALDAAVRAYDNGQGAWPTLRVAERIAHVEAFLVRMREQREQVVKLLMWEIGKNLKDSQKEFDRTCDYIVDTIGALKELDRRSSRFELEQDTLGQIRRMPLGVTLCMGPYNYPLNETFTTLIPALIMGNTVVFKPAKFGVLLIRPLLEAFRDSFPAGVINVIYSGGREAVSALMASGKIDVFAFIGTHKGASALKKLHPRPHRLRAALGLDAKNPGIVLPEVDLDNAVSEALTGALSFNGQRCTALKILFVHEDVVDSFLDKFASKLAALKPGMPWEPDVALTPLPEEGKTDYLAGLVADAVAKGARVVNPGGGESRGSFFYPAVLYPVAADMRVYQEEQFGPLVPVVPYRDLQTVIDYVLESDFGQQLSIFGTSSAQVGRLVDAFANQVGRININAQCQRGPDSYPFNGRKNSAEGTLSVHDALRVFSIRTLVATKFQDSNKALISEIIRNRESSFLTTDYIF, encoded by the coding sequence ATGACCACCGCAAGCCGTCTCAGCGCGCTGTTCCCCACCCTGGCCGAAATTCCCGAGGCCTATCGCCTCGGCGAGCCGATCGAGCAGCGCGACTACCTGGTCGATGGCCAGCTGCGCCGCTGGGAGGGGCCCCTGGCGCCGGTGCGCAGCCCGGTGTTCCTGGCGACCGAGCAGGGCGACCGGCAGGTGATGCTCGGCAGCACGCCGGAGCTCGACGCCGAGGCGGCGCTGCAGGCCCTGGATGCGGCGGTGCGCGCCTACGACAATGGCCAGGGCGCCTGGCCGACCCTGCGCGTGGCCGAGCGCATCGCCCATGTCGAGGCCTTCCTGGTGCGTATGCGCGAGCAGCGCGAGCAGGTGGTCAAGCTGCTGATGTGGGAGATCGGCAAGAACCTCAAGGATTCGCAGAAGGAGTTCGACCGCACCTGCGACTACATCGTCGACACCATCGGCGCCCTGAAGGAGCTGGACCGCCGCTCCAGCCGCTTCGAGCTGGAGCAGGACACCCTCGGCCAGATCCGCCGGATGCCGCTGGGTGTGACCCTGTGCATGGGGCCGTACAACTACCCGCTGAACGAGACCTTCACCACCCTGATCCCGGCACTGATCATGGGCAACACCGTGGTGTTCAAGCCGGCCAAGTTCGGCGTGCTGCTGATCCGTCCGCTGCTCGAGGCATTCCGCGACAGCTTCCCGGCCGGGGTGATCAACGTCATCTACAGCGGTGGTCGCGAGGCGGTCAGCGCGCTGATGGCCAGCGGCAAGATCGACGTGTTCGCCTTCATCGGCACGCACAAGGGCGCCAGTGCGCTGAAGAAGCTGCACCCGCGGCCGCACCGCCTGCGCGCGGCCCTGGGCCTGGACGCGAAGAACCCGGGCATCGTCCTGCCCGAGGTCGACCTGGACAACGCGGTGAGCGAGGCGCTCACCGGCGCCCTGTCGTTCAACGGCCAGCGCTGCACCGCCCTGAAGATCCTCTTCGTCCACGAGGATGTGGTCGACAGCTTCCTCGACAAGTTCGCCAGCAAGCTCGCCGCGCTCAAGCCGGGCATGCCCTGGGAGCCCGACGTGGCCCTGACGCCGCTGCCCGAGGAGGGCAAGACCGATTATCTCGCCGGCCTGGTGGCCGATGCCGTGGCCAAGGGCGCGCGGGTGGTCAACCCCGGCGGTGGCGAGAGCCGCGGCTCGTTCTTCTACCCGGCCGTGCTCTATCCGGTGGCGGCGGACATGCGCGTGTACCAGGAGGAGCAGTTCGGTCCGCTGGTGCCGGTGGTGCCCTACCGCGACCTGCAGACGGTGATCGACTACGTACTGGAGTCCGACTTCGGCCAGCAGCTGAGCATCTTCGGCACCAGCTCGGCCCAGGTGGGTCGGCTGGTCGACGCCTTCGCCAACCAGGTCGGCCGCATCAACATCAATGCCCAGTGCCAGCGCGGTCCGGACAGCTACCCCTTCAACGGCCGCAAGAACTCGGCGGAGGGCACCCTGTCGGTGCACGACGCCCTGCGCGTGTTCTCCATCCGCACCCTGGTGGCGACCAAGTTCCAGGACAGCAACAAGGCGCTGATC